The following is a genomic window from Halococcus sediminicola.
CAGCTCGGCTTCGAGACGCTCCCGAATCAATCGACGTTCTGGCGGGCATGGAACGAACGCTTCAGCGCGGAACTCCGCGATGCCGTACAAGAGTGTGCTGACGCGATTGTGAGGGCCGCGCGTGCCTGCGAGGTTCCGCTTCCCGACCGGATCGACACCAGCGAAGCGGATGAGTCGGACGCCAATGACCCTCCAGAACACCAGCTCGTTGCCGAGAAAACCGACGAGGTCTGGCAGCAGGCCAAACCGTTCGTGACCGACGCCTTCGCGCTTGATCGCGGCCCGAACTGGCAGATCCACGAGAACGCCTTCTGGGAACAGCATGCCTACATGGGGATGCGCGAGGACATGTACGCTCGGAGCGGCCCCGCCTCGTTCTCGCTCGATACCACGCGCGAGCATATCCCAACTGGATCGACCCACCGCTATCAGATCGGCAAGCACTCGGTCGATGACATCCGTTTGATGCTCCGCAACACCACGCGGATGCTGATCGCCCGTGCGCGCCAGCACGGCGAACTCACCGGGAAGCTCTGGGCGGCCATCGACGTCACCAAGGGGTTCCCGTTTACCGGCGACCCAGAGGGTCACGAGGACGACATCCTCGGACACAGGGATCAAAACGAGTACTACCAATGGGCGGTGATCAAAATCGTCGGGAGAGACGTTCCGTTGGTGCTTGACGCTATCCCGCGCGTGCGCGGCCAATCGAAAGACGAGATCGTCGGGAAGCTCCTGTCGCAAGCGACCGAGATGGTGAATCTCGATCTCGTGATGATGGACCGCGAGTTCGACAGCGAGTCGGTGAAAGGCACCTGCGAGGAATACGGCATCCACTACCTCAACCCGACGCGTATCTACACCAATAGCGACGAATCCGATACCATCGCATGGATGTACCGCAACGGCGAACGGTTTCACGTCACCGAAGAGAAAGCCAACGATGGGACGTCTACGCGCAAGCAGGTCTACCTCCCGAAGCAGTCGCGCTCGAACGATGCGGACGAAGACAACGGTCTCTCGGAGGTATGGCAAGAGATGTGCGGCGAGTGGGAGTTCGACGACATAGAGGGTGAACCGAGCGAAGGAATGTCGTTCTCGCGGCTGATCGCGGACATCCAACGCGAAGAGGAAGTCGAAGAGCGCAAACAGAAAGCAGAGAACGGCGACGTTGACACTGCCGGTACCGTCGTCTTCGAGACGAACCACCCCTACGTGACCGCCGGTGACGCCGACGGTCAGCAGATGGACGCGAGAGCGTTCGTCCACATGATCGAGCGGCTAATTCGCTGGTATCGCCATCGCTGGGGCATCGAGAACGGGTTCAAGAAACAGAAACACTTCATGGTGCGAACCACCTCGACCGAGCGCGACTATCGGTTCTTCAATTTCGCGTTCGCATGCGTGCTCTACAACGTCTGGCGGCTGGTTGATCTGCTGGTGAAACTCGCCATCGACGGCGAGAACCGCACGTACGCACCGCGAGTGGACGCGAACCAGTTCCTGACCGTCGCCAAGCAGTGTTACGGCCTAGATCCGCCTGACTGAGGCTCGGTCAACCCCCTGTGAGCCCGTTCGTGAGCGACAGCTCTATCGGGCAGTTATTTGTTTCGCGCTTTGATGCGATGATTCTGAAATTGCGATCCGACCCCATCCACAGCTTGTTTGGCACATCAGGAAAACGGCTGCAACGAACGCCCAGTCTGTGCATTCAGCGGCCATCTAGCCGACTTCAGATCTCACGAAAGCCCGTTCTCTCTGCTGAAATCTAAGAGACGAATTTTCATCTGTGGAGAGTGACGAGGCTACCCTCGTTAGTTTAAATTTTATGGGTTTTATGCATGACGAATCAAGCTAGCCGAACTCAGCTCTTGGGAAGTCCACGCCTCCGATCGGACTTCGACGCTCATGCCGTACTCTTCGGCGGTACACGCGAGCCGGGCGATGAACGTTTGGAACGCCAGGAGTTGTGCGTCTTCGCGTTCACCTCGACCGACACGACGCTTCGAGAACGTCCGTGAGAGCGCCAACGTACACCGTTGAAACACCGTCGTCGTACAGGCGTTCCATCAGGTTGCGGACGAGCGCGTCCATCGCGTGATCGCGCCGCGTCCGACGCTGGTACAGCCGTCGTATCCAGTGACTGCTGTACCGGTCA
Proteins encoded in this region:
- a CDS encoding transposase; its protein translation is MANHSASETDSSDPDARIDTQPPAADRSNGTTETFSPDLADIANAGRLQFFDDKADGVGDDLGGFVADVTTVVQTRCEHCEDYADIEALVCDLPIDHLTFAAHDSLAPYSGPYPMALLVRACLLKEINRWDETALHDHLRAHPSLRRQLGFETLPNQSTFWRAWNERFSAELRDAVQECADAIVRAARACEVPLPDRIDTSEADESDANDPPEHQLVAEKTDEVWQQAKPFVTDAFALDRGPNWQIHENAFWEQHAYMGMREDMYARSGPASFSLDTTREHIPTGSTHRYQIGKHSVDDIRLMLRNTTRMLIARARQHGELTGKLWAAIDVTKGFPFTGDPEGHEDDILGHRDQNEYYQWAVIKIVGRDVPLVLDAIPRVRGQSKDEIVGKLLSQATEMVNLDLVMMDREFDSESVKGTCEEYGIHYLNPTRIYTNSDESDTIAWMYRNGERFHVTEEKANDGTSTRKQVYLPKQSRSNDADEDNGLSEVWQEMCGEWEFDDIEGEPSEGMSFSRLIADIQREEEVEERKQKAENGDVDTAGTVVFETNHPYVTAGDADGQQMDARAFVHMIERLIRWYRHRWGIENGFKKQKHFMVRTTSTERDYRFFNFAFACVLYNVWRLVDLLVKLAIDGENRTYAPRVDANQFLTVAKQCYGLDPPD